One segment of Actinomycetota bacterium DNA contains the following:
- a CDS encoding GreA/GreB family elongation factor, with protein sequence METDDRPVLSQSALDALRQELDTLKDEGRRQMSERLLAARELGDVSENSEFESAKQDQAILEGRIAKLESLLKTAVVREAPADASRVQVGVVVTVRDVSHPDLEDSYVIAESEERITGARVLSPRSPLGQALLGKGIGDQVTYSAPGGEFTYEVVALRAAD encoded by the coding sequence ATGGAGACAGACGACCGTCCCGTCCTGAGTCAGTCGGCCCTCGACGCCCTGCGACAGGAGCTCGACACCCTCAAGGACGAAGGACGCCGCCAGATGTCGGAGCGGCTGCTCGCCGCCAGGGAGCTCGGCGACGTCAGTGAGAACTCGGAGTTCGAATCGGCCAAGCAGGACCAGGCCATCCTCGAGGGCAGGATCGCGAAGCTGGAGTCGCTCTTGAAGACGGCCGTCGTCCGGGAGGCCCCCGCGGACGCATCGAGGGTGCAGGTGGGCGTCGTGGTCACCGTGCGCGACGTGTCCCACCCCGATCTCGAGGACAGCTACGTGATAGCCGAGTCCGAGGAGCGCATCACGGGTGCCCGGGTGCTGTCTCCGCGCTCGCCGCTCGGACAGGCCTTGCTGGGCAAGGGCATCGGCGACCAGGTGACCTACTCCGCTCCGGGCGGTGAGTTCACCTACGAGGTCGTCGC